In Scylla paramamosain isolate STU-SP2022 chromosome 31, ASM3559412v1, whole genome shotgun sequence, one DNA window encodes the following:
- the LOC135116385 gene encoding DBH-like monooxygenase protein 1 codes for MKQNLILWSTMVVVVVAVTATAQTSKNRLAAADFQHHAVLDQRGTFVMMWTPREDSIRVEVQVATTGWVGVGFSPNGGMRGADITLGWVDSEGQLHVHDRYAHGMTTPVVDIAQDVVVEGGYQNDTHTVMRFSRPWNTCDIKHDMKLSDDTVRVIWAYGEEDPLDTMDMKRHVERGTKSVYLREPRFTRPAVTEDIKTWDIRSPNVSVPSHTDSLYWCKLVKVPDFSTKVHVIGFEPLISQENLPYVHHIILYSCGETSPHLEKWAQHEGVQCFSPNMPPSMANCKTAVSLAWAVGNDGEMWPEHVGIPLGKDSGLYYYVMEMHYDNPKLTEGIVDNSGLRLFYTEKLRKYDAGIMSVGHSVTPYMIVPPKHTWKTVGHCSGHCTNIAFPSEGIKVFQLFLHAHLLGRGLTVRHIRDGRELPVISQDLNYDFNYQQGRRLPQEVTVLPGDSFILECQYDARHKTVPTFGGEGTQEEMCLAFLMYYPKISMSWCHSFPKLENIYRPLGVKSIATQNTSSTRLRSMLNTAEEREEELIEALLVKKETPAVTELDLAARFKNVAVMEPASLKSKTLYDILFDEETWKDEKIKELQKQIEFSPHHAFCRPVAGNKITHIHKYPHFTTIKTLDDECLATHVSPDHLPPYQDESHSTQKHTITENGGPASPAVQLAVTLPSLLSPLVLLILYYQ; via the exons ATGAAACAGAATCTTATTCTGTGGTCcacgatggtggtagtggtggtggcggtaactGCAACAGCCCAGACTTCAAAAAACCGTCTCGCCGCTGCAGACTTCCAGCACCACGCAGTGCTGGACCAGCGCGGAACATTTGTCATGATGTGGACGCCGAGGGAGGACAGCATCAGGGTGGAGGTTCAA GTGGCCACCACTGGTTGGGTGGGCGTAGGGTTCTCGCCCAATGGAGGAATGCGCGGCGCAGACATCACGCTGGGATGGGTGGATTCCGAGGGGCAGCTGCACGTGCAT GATCGCTACGCCCACGGCATGACGACGCCTGTGGTGGACATTGCTCAGGACGTGGTGGTAGAGGGCGGTTACCAGAACGACACCCACACAGTGATGCGCTTCTCCAGACCTTGGAACACCTGCGACATCAAGCACGACATGAAACTCTCG GACGACACAGTAAGGGTTATCTGGGCCTACGGCGAGGAAGACCCCCTTGACACGATGGACATGAAGCGCCACGTGGAGCGAGGGACCAAGAGTGTGTACCTGAGAGAACCCAGATTCACGCGCCCAGCAGTGACGGAGGACATCAAGACCTGGGACATTCGCTCACCAAAC GTCAGCGTGCCCTCCCACACCGACTCTCTCTACTGGTGTAAGCTCGTCAAAGTTCCAGACTTCAGCACCAAGGTCCACGTTATCGGG TTCGAGCCACTCATCTCTCAAGAAAACCTGCCCTACGTGCACCACATCATCTTGTATTCCTGCGGTGAGACATCCCCGCACCTGGAGAAGTGGGCGCAGCATGAGGGAGTGCAGTGTTTCTCCCCCAACATGCCGCCCTCCATGGCGAACTGCAAGACCGCAGTCAGCTTGGCCTGGGCTGTAGGCAATGACG GGGAGATGTGGCCGGAGCACGTGGGCATCCCACTGGGGAAGGACAGCGGCCTGTATTACTACGTCATGGAGATGCACTATGACAACCCAAAGCTGACGGAAG GCATTGTGGACAATTCTGGTCTCCGCCTCTTCTACACGGAGAAGCTGAGGAAATATGACGCAGGAATCATGAGCGTTGGCCACAGCGTCACGCCGTACATGATCGttcccccaaaacacacctggaAGACTGTCGGCCACTGCTCGGGTCATTGCACCAACATa GCCTTCCCCTCAGAAGGCATCAAGGTGTTCCAGTTGTTTCTCCACGCGCACCTCCTCGGCCGTGGACTGACTGTGCGACATATCCGTGACGGCAGAGAACTTCCTGTTATCTCCCagg ATCTGAACTATGACTTCAACTACCAGCAAGGGCGCAGATTGCCACAGGAGGTGACGGTGCTACCCGGGGACTCCTTCATCTTGGAGTGTCAATACGACGCCAGACACAAAACGGTGCCAACCTTC GGCGGCGAGGGCACCCAGGAGGAGATGTGCCTGGCCTTCCTCATGTACTACCCTAAGATATCCATGTCATGGTGCCATTCCTTCCCCAAACTGGAGAACATATATCGCCCGCTGGGAGTGAAGAGCATTGCCACACAGAATACAAG CTCTACAAGATTACGTTCAATGCTGAACACTGCTGAGGAGCGAGAAGAGGAGCTGATTGAGGCACTGCTGGTGAAGAAGGAGACGCCAGCCGTGACAGAGCTTGACCTGGCAGCACGCTTCAAGAATGTGGCCGTGATGGAGCCTGCCT CACTGAAGAGCAAGACTTTGTATGACATTCTTTTTGATGAGGAGACATGGAAGgatgagaagataaaggaaCTACAAAAACAGATAGAATTTAGTCCCCACCATGCATTTTGTAGACCTGTGGCTGGAAACAAAATA ACACACATCCACAAGTACCCGCACTTCACCACCATCAAGACACTGGATGACGAGTGTTTGGCCACCCACGTCTCTCCAGATCACCTGCCCCCATATCAAGATGAGTCACAcagcacacaaaaacacacaa TCACAGAGAATGGAGGTCCTGCCAGCCCTGCCGTGCAGCTGGCTGtcaccctgccctccctcctcaGCCCACTGGTCCTCCTGATCCTCTACTACCAGTGA